The following proteins are co-located in the Polystyrenella longa genome:
- a CDS encoding sulfatase-like hydrolase/transferase, producing MRIALIRRLLLAFTLLFLGVSSDSSAAEKENIPVRPNILWISCEDISPHLGCYGDPHANTPNLDQLATEGTRYTHAFTTAGVCAPCRSAIITGVYQSALGTHHMRCNAKLPESIKPFPMYLREAGYYCTNKSKQDYQFPTPKGTWDVSSNKKEAHWRNRKEKDQPFFAVFNFTGCHESGIANTNKYQKVTKNLTAAERQDARQLTTLPPYYPDTPVIREDWKRNYELITAMDHWAGDLIAQLQEDGLYENTIILFWSDHGVGLPRAKRWLYDSGTHIPLITRIPEQFRMDGQGEPGTVNDQLVSSIDFGPTVLKLAGVEIPENIQGQPFIGSDLPAPRDYVYGARDRMDERYDIIRMVRDKKYKYIRNYEPWKPILEYVSYLEQGATMSNMRDLHEAGELPPKIDNLFTEPKAIEELYDCEADPHEMTNLANHLEYHEVLARMRNEHLRWMKEVRDLGLIPEPILHERRAQLGSEYAILRQPDSLEYMDQLLMYSKAATQGELSLLQIGLNDEDNVIRYWSVTGMGNLAKQQPLLPQDVDQLLDLAENDPTPVVRIQAARALCYLGQAKVALPILLHHLDSGTQWDRVYAATVLDEINELARPVVDEMKVGLEPVKEFESQGKYRVRIINRALNQLLGTRNSVE from the coding sequence ATGCGCATTGCTCTGATACGTCGTCTGCTACTTGCCTTCACACTTCTTTTCCTGGGAGTGAGTTCTGACTCCAGCGCTGCGGAAAAAGAGAATATTCCCGTGCGTCCAAATATTCTCTGGATCAGTTGCGAGGACATCAGTCCGCATCTGGGTTGTTACGGCGACCCGCACGCGAACACTCCGAACCTGGATCAGCTTGCTACCGAAGGAACGCGCTACACGCACGCTTTCACAACCGCCGGAGTGTGCGCCCCCTGCCGGAGTGCGATTATTACGGGCGTGTATCAATCAGCGTTGGGGACGCATCACATGCGCTGCAATGCGAAGTTACCGGAATCCATTAAACCCTTCCCCATGTATCTTCGCGAGGCGGGGTATTATTGCACAAACAAAAGCAAGCAGGATTATCAGTTCCCCACGCCTAAAGGAACATGGGATGTCTCCTCAAATAAGAAAGAGGCCCACTGGCGGAACCGCAAAGAGAAAGATCAACCTTTCTTCGCCGTCTTCAATTTCACGGGCTGCCATGAATCGGGTATCGCCAACACGAATAAGTATCAAAAGGTCACAAAGAACCTGACCGCAGCAGAACGTCAGGATGCTAGACAGCTGACGACCTTGCCCCCATATTACCCCGACACGCCTGTGATTCGTGAAGACTGGAAACGAAATTATGAATTGATCACGGCCATGGATCACTGGGCGGGAGACTTGATCGCACAGTTGCAAGAAGACGGACTGTACGAGAACACAATTATTCTGTTCTGGTCCGACCATGGTGTTGGCCTGCCGCGGGCCAAACGTTGGCTATACGACTCGGGCACACACATTCCGCTGATCACAAGAATCCCCGAGCAGTTCCGTATGGATGGACAAGGGGAACCGGGCACTGTAAACGATCAACTCGTAAGCTCGATCGATTTTGGTCCGACAGTTCTTAAACTGGCGGGCGTAGAAATTCCGGAGAACATCCAGGGACAACCCTTTATCGGGTCGGACCTCCCTGCCCCGCGGGATTACGTTTATGGTGCGCGCGACCGCATGGACGAGCGGTATGACATCATCCGGATGGTTCGCGATAAGAAATATAAATACATTCGCAACTACGAACCTTGGAAGCCGATTCTGGAATACGTCAGTTACCTCGAACAGGGGGCGACGATGTCCAACATGCGAGACCTGCATGAAGCGGGCGAACTTCCACCCAAGATCGACAATCTGTTTACCGAGCCCAAAGCGATTGAAGAACTCTACGACTGCGAAGCGGACCCGCACGAGATGACGAATCTCGCCAACCACCTGGAATACCATGAAGTTCTCGCCCGAATGCGGAATGAGCATCTTCGTTGGATGAAAGAGGTCCGTGACCTCGGTTTGATTCCCGAACCGATCCTGCATGAACGCCGAGCGCAATTGGGTAGCGAGTATGCAATTCTCCGTCAACCGGACAGCCTTGAATACATGGACCAATTGCTCATGTACTCTAAGGCCGCTACCCAAGGAGAGCTGTCCTTATTACAAATCGGTTTGAACGACGAAGACAATGTCATCCGATACTGGTCCGTCACCGGTATGGGTAACCTTGCTAAACAGCAGCCCCTCCTCCCCCAAGACGTAGATCAACTACTTGACCTTGCCGAGAACGACCCTACGCCCGTGGTCCGCATTCAAGCAGCGCGGGCACTTTGTTACCTCGGCCAAGCAAAGGTCGCGTTGCCGATTCTGTTGCATCATCTTGATAGTGGCACGCAGTGGGACCGAGTCTATGCAGCCACAGTTCTTGATGAAATCAACGAACTGGCTCGTCCCGTCGTCGATGAAATGAAGGTCGGATTAGAGCCTGTGAAGGAGTTCGAATCCCAAGGCAAATACCGGGTACGAATTATCAATCGGGCGCTCAACCAACTATTGGGAACCAGGAACAGCGTCGAATAA
- a CDS encoding TfoX/Sxy family protein, with amino-acid sequence MPYDEQLADRIRIVLRGKRNIEEKKMFGSVCFLLHGNICCGVFKKNLILRLGVEEAEIALLRPHVGPFDVTGRPMTGWAMLKPAGMKTDDELQDWISRAWEFVKTLPAK; translated from the coding sequence ATGCCCTACGACGAACAATTGGCCGACCGCATTCGTATCGTCCTACGAGGGAAGCGGAACATCGAAGAGAAGAAGATGTTCGGTAGCGTATGCTTTCTACTACACGGGAATATCTGCTGCGGAGTCTTCAAGAAGAATCTGATTCTCCGTCTCGGTGTGGAGGAAGCGGAAATCGCCCTGCTCCGACCTCACGTCGGCCCCTTCGACGTTACCGGTCGGCCGATGACTGGCTGGGCCATGCTGAAACCCGCAGGAATGAAAACAGACGACGAATTACAGGACTGGATATCCCGAGCCTGGGAGTTTGTAAAGACGCTTCCGGCGAAGTGA
- a CDS encoding GntR family transcriptional regulator has product MEPQLVRGLGEQIVERLREDIYSGRIAEGERLREVDLAERFSVSRGPIRDALRQLSWEGIVHTDRNRGAQVAASAPNEIQELIIPLRRTIEGYAVRLFLDDLTDADFDRWDNILEEMRKACRARDFATASEQDIAFHRFLVERSNSPDLLATWSVIVSRVRGHFRESHLRYTDPMDIYREHTPLINAFKSGDSQLSIQLLEAHIR; this is encoded by the coding sequence ATGGAACCACAACTCGTACGCGGGCTGGGCGAACAGATCGTCGAGCGACTGCGAGAAGACATTTACTCCGGGCGTATCGCCGAGGGAGAACGGTTGCGCGAGGTCGATCTTGCCGAACGGTTCTCCGTCAGTCGCGGCCCTATTCGCGATGCCTTGCGACAGTTGTCGTGGGAAGGGATTGTGCATACCGACCGTAACAGAGGGGCTCAAGTGGCGGCCTCGGCTCCGAATGAAATTCAGGAATTGATCATTCCGCTCCGCCGCACGATTGAAGGTTACGCGGTCCGACTCTTTCTGGACGATTTAACCGACGCCGACTTTGATCGCTGGGACAACATTCTGGAAGAGATGCGGAAAGCTTGTCGTGCTCGCGATTTCGCAACGGCTTCCGAACAGGATATCGCCTTTCATCGCTTTCTGGTGGAACGGTCTAATTCGCCCGACCTGTTGGCGACCTGGTCGGTGATCGTTTCCCGCGTTCGTGGGCACTTTCGTGAGTCGCATCTTCGGTATACCGATCCGATGGACATTTACCGCGAGCACACTCCTTTGATTAACGCATTCAAATCGGGGGACTCCCAATTGTCTATCCAGTTGCTCGAAGCCCATATTCGATAA
- a CDS encoding PSD1 and planctomycete cytochrome C domain-containing protein has protein sequence MKFISIIKPLRLTMATLVLLGIGALMTNVCAEENETEAPVLSAKQIEFFETSIRPILQNRCVECHGPKKTHGALRLDGHAAILEGGDSGPALVPFKPEESLLIDAVRRESYEMPPDEELPSAEVELLTEWIKQGAYWPATDNDASHTGPDFKSHWSFQPITDPAVPEVQNSDWPQNDIDRFILSSLEEHELEPSTPADLSTVLRRLKWDLVGLPLEFAEVERFRQMEENGDSRKSIINQYRDELLASPHYGERWGRHWLDLARYADTKGYVFFERPTFHNAFTYRDYVIQSFNEDKPYWQFVKEQLAADQLEDAPYDAQAALGFITVGPHFKNEVHDIMADRIDVVTRGFLGLTVGCARCHDHKYDPIPIEDYYSFYGIFRNSVEPLHLPFRAGEHIPENLQAQADEIKQAAITLEEHYLTQYRKVLETGRERLREYMQVAQSQRSGPDTTNFDVIVDGDDLSPQLLLIWKQYLEDTEQQQDPVFVPWHRLARLTTEEFPEQASHVLNELVEQQKTEPGSTNQLLLDRLQASPLTGFEAVIDVYMQVLNEVGGKPAEQLTAEEQAVNQIIAGADSPLRTPYHGFKLLRLFPDRKSQAKVNELNNAMDAVRAKAPTELAQMLVVNDAEQIIEPRVLKRGNAAMPGDIVTRQYLRFFGDVSNAPFNSGSGRRELAEAIVATNNPLTARVIVNRVWQHHFGEGLVRTPSDFGMQSSPPTHPELLDHLATWFVREGGSIKKLHRYILASSTWQQSSTSHEMGEQVDPENKLLWRMNRRRLDFETMRDALLAVSGRLDLTVGGPSVNGIMEENNKRRTMYTHINRQDLPSVMRMFDFPPPDVSSGSRDKTTVPGQALFLMNHPLVLASAAGLSNMATSSENMEAGVHTLFENILHRKPTADEITDMQAFLNSELQEHEQPLEIVKSPWQYGYGAYDEANSLLTSFTPLPHWTGDQLQGGTNLPDSKLGWVYLNSTGGHPGNNLQHVAVVRWTAPKAMTVSINGLFKHTLTPGDGVRGRIHVGGKQIAGPWVIHQSEVRTDVETVSLKEGESLDFVVDILKELNNDMFEWSPVITEIPAQLAAVEGAQPNVTEKPTPTTWNYTEEFHDPNGPTRISPWQSLAQILLLSNEFQFVD, from the coding sequence ATGAAGTTCATTTCCATAATCAAACCGCTGCGACTGACGATGGCCACCCTGGTACTTCTGGGGATAGGGGCATTGATGACCAATGTTTGTGCGGAAGAAAACGAAACCGAGGCTCCCGTTCTATCGGCCAAGCAGATCGAGTTCTTTGAAACAAGTATTCGTCCCATCCTGCAAAATCGATGTGTCGAATGTCATGGACCGAAGAAAACCCACGGGGCTCTTCGTCTCGATGGACATGCGGCGATTCTGGAAGGGGGAGACAGTGGACCGGCACTCGTTCCCTTTAAGCCCGAAGAAAGCCTCCTGATAGATGCTGTACGTCGCGAGTCATACGAGATGCCACCTGACGAAGAACTTCCATCCGCAGAAGTCGAACTTCTGACCGAGTGGATTAAACAGGGAGCCTACTGGCCCGCGACGGACAACGATGCTAGTCATACCGGTCCTGATTTTAAATCACACTGGTCGTTCCAACCGATCACCGATCCCGCTGTGCCCGAAGTTCAGAACAGTGACTGGCCTCAGAACGATATCGACCGATTTATCCTATCCAGTCTTGAAGAACATGAGTTGGAGCCTTCCACGCCTGCGGATTTGTCGACGGTGCTTCGGCGTTTGAAATGGGATCTGGTGGGGTTGCCTTTAGAGTTTGCTGAAGTCGAACGCTTTCGCCAAATGGAAGAAAATGGCGATTCACGCAAGTCCATTATCAATCAGTATCGAGATGAGTTACTTGCATCGCCACATTACGGAGAACGCTGGGGGCGGCATTGGCTCGACCTGGCACGATATGCGGATACCAAAGGGTATGTCTTCTTCGAACGACCCACATTCCATAACGCGTTTACTTATCGTGATTATGTGATTCAGAGTTTCAATGAAGACAAACCTTACTGGCAGTTTGTGAAAGAACAGTTAGCGGCGGACCAGCTCGAAGACGCACCTTACGATGCGCAGGCGGCGCTCGGGTTTATCACCGTCGGCCCGCATTTCAAAAACGAAGTTCACGACATCATGGCCGACCGGATCGACGTGGTCACACGTGGATTCCTCGGGCTTACTGTGGGCTGTGCCCGTTGTCACGATCACAAATACGACCCAATTCCGATAGAAGACTACTATTCCTTCTATGGGATTTTCAGAAACTCGGTGGAACCACTGCATCTTCCGTTTCGTGCGGGAGAGCACATTCCGGAGAATCTGCAAGCTCAGGCAGACGAGATCAAACAGGCGGCGATCACGCTCGAAGAACATTACCTGACGCAATACCGCAAAGTCCTCGAAACGGGCCGCGAACGATTACGCGAGTACATGCAGGTCGCGCAATCACAACGCAGTGGTCCCGATACCACCAACTTCGATGTGATTGTCGATGGCGACGATCTCAGTCCGCAGTTACTGCTCATCTGGAAACAGTATCTGGAAGATACGGAGCAACAGCAGGATCCGGTATTTGTCCCCTGGCATCGTCTCGCCAGACTTACCACAGAAGAATTTCCGGAACAGGCATCGCATGTTCTGAACGAACTGGTTGAACAACAGAAGACGGAACCGGGCTCAACAAACCAACTGCTGTTGGATCGCCTGCAAGCGAGCCCGTTAACTGGCTTCGAAGCAGTCATTGATGTCTATATGCAAGTGCTGAATGAAGTCGGGGGGAAACCCGCTGAGCAACTGACGGCAGAAGAGCAAGCAGTGAATCAGATCATCGCCGGTGCGGATTCGCCCCTGCGGACCCCTTATCACGGGTTCAAGTTGCTGCGCCTCTTCCCGGATCGAAAATCGCAGGCAAAAGTCAACGAATTAAACAATGCGATGGATGCCGTGCGAGCGAAGGCTCCGACGGAGTTGGCCCAGATGCTCGTCGTGAACGACGCAGAACAAATCATCGAACCGCGCGTTCTCAAACGAGGCAACGCGGCCATGCCAGGGGATATCGTTACTCGCCAGTACCTCCGGTTCTTCGGCGATGTTTCGAATGCTCCTTTTAATTCGGGCAGTGGTCGTCGTGAACTGGCGGAAGCAATAGTCGCTACAAATAATCCACTAACTGCGCGTGTGATCGTGAACCGTGTCTGGCAACATCATTTCGGAGAAGGGCTCGTAAGGACTCCCAGCGACTTCGGTATGCAGAGTAGTCCGCCGACCCACCCCGAGTTGCTCGATCATCTTGCAACCTGGTTCGTGCGGGAAGGGGGATCGATCAAGAAATTGCACCGTTACATTCTTGCCTCCTCAACTTGGCAGCAGTCCTCCACAAGTCACGAAATGGGCGAACAGGTTGATCCCGAGAACAAACTGTTGTGGAGAATGAACCGCCGCCGGTTGGATTTTGAAACAATGCGAGATGCCTTACTGGCCGTTTCCGGTCGACTCGATCTGACGGTTGGTGGCCCTTCGGTTAACGGGATCATGGAAGAGAACAACAAACGCCGCACAATGTATACGCACATCAATCGGCAGGATCTCCCTTCAGTCATGCGGATGTTCGATTTTCCACCTCCCGATGTCAGCAGTGGCTCCCGGGATAAAACGACTGTTCCGGGACAGGCACTCTTCCTGATGAATCATCCCCTGGTGCTCGCCAGCGCAGCGGGATTGTCAAACATGGCTACCAGTTCAGAGAACATGGAGGCGGGCGTTCACACTCTGTTTGAGAATATCCTGCATCGGAAACCGACCGCAGACGAAATAACCGACATGCAGGCATTCCTGAATAGCGAACTCCAGGAGCATGAACAACCTCTTGAAATCGTGAAGTCACCCTGGCAATACGGTTACGGAGCCTATGACGAAGCGAACTCGCTTTTGACTTCGTTTACACCGTTACCGCATTGGACGGGAGATCAATTGCAGGGCGGCACTAATTTACCTGATAGTAAATTGGGGTGGGTTTACCTCAATTCTACCGGCGGGCATCCGGGGAACAACCTGCAACATGTCGCGGTCGTCCGCTGGACGGCACCGAAAGCGATGACCGTTTCGATCAATGGATTATTCAAACATACCCTCACGCCCGGCGATGGCGTGCGGGGACGTATCCATGTCGGCGGAAAGCAGATCGCAGGGCCGTGGGTGATTCATCAATCGGAAGTCCGAACAGATGTGGAGACCGTATCTCTGAAAGAGGGCGAATCGCTCGACTTCGTCGTTGATATCCTGAAGGAACTGAACAACGATATGTTCGAGTGGTCCCCCGTCATTACGGAGATACCCGCTCAGCTGGCGGCGGTGGAAGGGGCTCAACCGAATGTCACAGAGAAACCGACCCCGACGACTTGGAACTATACTGAAGAGTTCCACGATCCCAATGGTCCGACACGTATCTCCCCTTGGCAAAGCCTGGCACAGATACTGTTGTTGTCCAACGAGTTTCAGTTCGTCGATTAA
- a CDS encoding DUF1501 domain-containing protein — protein MHILNENTDNWNRREMLTRCGMGMGMLALADLARSEAATTSNTASLATAQHKPHHEATAKQVVHLFMNGGPSHVDTFDPKPLLTRFHGKPLPNPALPTERKTGGALGSPFKFKKYGQSGTEVSELFSQTAEHVDDMCVIRSMHADIPNHEPSLMLMNCGDNTLPRPSFGSWVNYGLGSLNENLPGFVVLCPNGFPVVGPKNWRSAFLPGAYQGTHIDTKQTRVSSLVENITNPQEPDRQRKQLDLLQSMNSRHLDNRGHDPNLEARIQSYELAYRMQFEASDVFDLSKEPKYIHDMYGDGLQGRQLMITRRLLERGVRFIQAWHSGGQEWDNHSGIEPALRRLCGMWDQPIAAFLTDLKQRGMLDSTLVLWGGEFGRTPVAELPNLDGRDHNHYGFSTWLAGGGVKGGHVHGATDETGFAAQDNKVHVHDLHATMLHLLGLDHERLTYRYAGRDFRLTDVHGRVVKEILA, from the coding sequence ATGCATATCTTGAATGAGAATACCGACAACTGGAATCGTCGCGAAATGCTTACCCGCTGTGGGATGGGCATGGGGATGCTGGCATTGGCCGATCTTGCCCGTTCGGAAGCAGCCACAACCTCCAATACGGCAAGTCTCGCGACGGCACAGCACAAACCACATCATGAGGCGACCGCAAAGCAGGTCGTTCACCTCTTTATGAATGGTGGTCCGTCTCATGTCGATACATTTGATCCTAAGCCACTGCTGACGCGATTTCATGGCAAGCCTCTGCCGAACCCCGCCTTACCTACGGAGCGCAAAACGGGTGGAGCATTGGGTTCCCCTTTCAAATTCAAGAAGTATGGTCAATCCGGCACCGAGGTGAGCGAGCTGTTCTCTCAAACAGCAGAGCACGTCGATGACATGTGTGTCATCCGTTCAATGCACGCAGACATCCCCAACCATGAACCATCACTCATGTTGATGAACTGTGGGGACAATACACTGCCGCGGCCCAGTTTTGGTTCCTGGGTCAATTACGGGTTAGGTTCGCTAAACGAGAATCTGCCAGGCTTCGTGGTTCTTTGTCCGAATGGGTTTCCCGTCGTTGGTCCCAAGAACTGGCGTTCGGCATTTCTTCCGGGGGCGTATCAGGGAACCCATATTGATACGAAACAGACGCGGGTTTCATCACTGGTGGAGAATATCACCAATCCCCAGGAACCAGACCGACAGCGTAAACAGCTCGACTTATTACAGAGCATGAACTCCCGACATTTGGATAACCGCGGCCACGATCCGAACCTGGAAGCCCGGATTCAATCGTATGAACTTGCCTATCGTATGCAGTTCGAAGCGTCCGATGTTTTTGACCTGAGTAAAGAGCCGAAATACATTCACGACATGTACGGTGATGGCCTGCAGGGGCGCCAGTTAATGATCACCCGCCGATTGCTCGAACGGGGAGTTCGATTCATTCAAGCCTGGCACAGTGGTGGACAGGAATGGGACAATCACAGCGGGATTGAACCGGCACTCCGGCGTCTGTGTGGCATGTGGGATCAACCGATCGCCGCTTTCCTGACTGACTTGAAACAACGGGGTATGCTCGACTCGACTCTCGTGCTATGGGGAGGCGAATTCGGAAGAACTCCTGTCGCTGAGCTCCCTAATCTGGATGGTCGCGATCACAATCATTACGGTTTCTCCACATGGCTTGCTGGGGGAGGAGTGAAAGGGGGCCACGTCCACGGGGCGACCGACGAAACCGGATTCGCCGCGCAGGATAATAAAGTCCACGTTCACGACCTTCACGCCACCATGCTTCATCTGCTTGGTCTCGATCACGAACGGTTAACTTACCGTTACGCAGGCCGCGATTTCCGTCTGACCGATGTTCATGGTCGTGTGGTCAAAGAGATTCTCGCCTGA
- a CDS encoding mandelate racemase/muconate lactonizing enzyme family protein: MKIEQVVCQILRSKSVTNKTASCQDSVLVRVRTDTGLEGIGEADSSPEVVKAIIDAPYSHNVACGLRELLIGENPLETERLWQKMHRHTLYFGRTSVTITAMSAIDMALWDLKGKHYGEPIHRLLGGKHHDNFRAYASILFGKDGQETREIGQRWVDKGYTAVKFGWEPMGQSEQLDIELVAGAREGMGDATLLIDAGCVWDARTALRRANAFADYNIEWLEEPLHPHDVEGYKWLRDRSPVPIAAGEEECGRESFRPLIDNRALDVYQVDLARNGFTDASYIKQRVQEIGARVCNHCYTSPLTVAASLHWLSTCKDAFIFEDCVEDEPIRNELTLEKVQAEDGWITVPDRPGLGVTLNEDFVADLIVAESK; this comes from the coding sequence ATGAAAATCGAACAAGTTGTCTGTCAGATTCTCCGCTCCAAGTCCGTGACTAATAAAACAGCCAGTTGTCAGGATTCCGTTCTCGTTCGTGTTCGTACCGACACCGGATTAGAAGGGATCGGAGAAGCTGATTCCTCTCCCGAAGTCGTCAAAGCGATTATCGATGCCCCTTATTCCCACAACGTCGCTTGTGGGCTGCGGGAACTCCTCATCGGCGAGAATCCACTGGAGACCGAACGGCTCTGGCAGAAGATGCATCGCCACACGCTCTACTTTGGCCGGACCTCCGTGACGATCACGGCAATGAGTGCGATCGATATGGCTCTGTGGGACTTGAAAGGAAAACATTACGGCGAACCGATTCACCGCTTGCTGGGTGGAAAGCATCACGACAATTTCCGTGCCTACGCCTCGATTCTGTTTGGTAAAGATGGCCAGGAAACACGTGAAATCGGTCAACGCTGGGTTGATAAAGGGTACACGGCAGTCAAATTCGGTTGGGAACCAATGGGGCAATCGGAGCAACTCGACATTGAACTGGTTGCAGGGGCTCGCGAAGGTATGGGCGATGCGACGTTGTTGATCGACGCCGGTTGCGTATGGGACGCACGAACCGCGTTACGCCGGGCGAACGCCTTCGCTGATTACAATATCGAATGGCTCGAAGAACCACTGCATCCGCACGACGTTGAAGGATACAAATGGCTGCGAGATCGTTCACCGGTCCCGATTGCGGCGGGTGAAGAAGAGTGTGGTCGTGAGTCATTCCGACCCTTGATCGACAACCGGGCCTTGGATGTTTATCAAGTCGATCTTGCTCGTAACGGATTCACTGATGCGTCTTACATCAAACAGCGTGTGCAGGAAATTGGTGCCCGTGTTTGCAATCATTGTTATACCAGTCCGCTGACCGTAGCCGCCAGTTTGCACTGGTTAAGTACGTGTAAGGATGCGTTCATCTTCGAGGACTGCGTGGAAGACGAACCGATTCGTAACGAATTGACCCTCGAAAAAGTTCAGGCAGAGGATGGCTGGATTACCGTTCCCGATCGTCCCGGTCTGGGAGTAACTCTCAACGAAGACTTCGTTGCTGACCTGATCGTGGCAGAATCGAAATAA
- a CDS encoding succinylglutamate desuccinylase/aspartoacylase family protein, whose product MSKSPIRSSIDYEQQGKQWGTLSVPYSYNLSGWSQLQIPIAQIANGEGPTVLLMAGNHGDEYPGQIAIMRLMRELNVEQINGRVIMIPILNVPASKASTRLSPVDGKNLNRCFPGDPVGTLTEVIAHYLTTELFPQADVVIDLHTGGRGVYFYPCAHMHLVDDLEQRQKMARGAMAYNTDFAFLYADIAGTGLLPVEAESQGKVVITTELGGGEVTSQPLHQLSQSGLRNVLVHLGLVEGEVQTRESLGLAPTRWIEALDAKDYLFSPESGLYESLVDVGQDVAAGQPLGALHFPERPDREPTIIEAHSDGILIAHRGPTVTNQGDILVCLAHNVSPDVLKTF is encoded by the coding sequence ATGAGCAAATCGCCTATCCGGTCCAGTATTGATTATGAACAACAGGGCAAACAGTGGGGTACGTTATCCGTTCCCTATTCCTATAATTTAAGCGGTTGGTCACAACTGCAAATCCCGATCGCGCAGATCGCCAACGGAGAAGGGCCGACAGTTCTGTTGATGGCAGGGAACCACGGGGATGAATACCCGGGACAAATTGCCATCATGCGATTGATGCGGGAGTTAAATGTGGAACAAATCAACGGTCGCGTGATCATGATCCCCATTCTGAACGTACCCGCATCGAAAGCCTCCACACGACTTTCCCCCGTAGATGGGAAAAACCTGAACCGCTGCTTTCCTGGAGACCCGGTTGGAACGCTCACCGAGGTCATCGCCCATTACCTGACAACAGAACTTTTCCCGCAAGCCGATGTTGTCATCGACTTACACACTGGCGGGCGGGGTGTTTACTTCTATCCCTGTGCCCATATGCATCTGGTCGATGATCTTGAACAACGTCAGAAGATGGCTCGAGGAGCGATGGCCTACAATACTGACTTCGCCTTTCTTTATGCCGATATCGCCGGTACAGGGCTGTTACCGGTCGAAGCCGAAAGTCAGGGCAAGGTCGTTATCACGACGGAGCTGGGGGGAGGCGAAGTGACTTCACAACCGTTGCATCAACTCTCTCAATCTGGCTTGCGAAACGTGCTCGTCCATCTCGGACTGGTTGAAGGGGAAGTGCAGACCCGAGAAAGCCTGGGCCTCGCCCCGACTCGCTGGATCGAAGCTCTGGATGCAAAGGATTATCTGTTCTCTCCCGAGTCGGGCCTTTATGAGAGCCTGGTCGATGTTGGACAGGATGTTGCCGCGGGCCAGCCGCTTGGTGCACTTCATTTCCCGGAACGTCCCGATCGCGAACCGACTATCATCGAAGCGCATTCGGACGGTATTCTGATTGCTCATCGCGGTCCGACTGTGACTAATCAGGGGGATATCCTGGTCTGCCTCGCACACAATGTATCTCCTGATGTCTTGAAAACCTTCTGA